The segment ACAGGGTCTTTGATCAATGCTTTAATCAGTTTCTCTTTCAGCAACTCATGTTCATACCTTAGGAGTGGATGTGTGTTGTGGGGGTGGCTGATCTATGGCCATGGTCACCTCAGAAACAAGTGGGTGCTGAAGGCTTTTACGTCTCCATGTAGAGCCTCATATCTTGCACTGGCAGCACTcaagggcacagcagcagggCTTACAACAGCTGGACTGACAGCAAGATGATCCACAACCGGAAGAACAGCAAGGTttgcagcagctggactgacagcagcaaggtttgcagcagctggactgacagcagcctcccttgcagcctccacaggagccacagcctccacaggagccacagcccccacaggagccacagcctcccttgcagcccccacaggagccacagcctcccttgcagcccccacaggagccacagcccccacaggagccacagcctcccttgcagcctccacaggagccacagcctcccttgcagcctccacaggaaccacagcctcccttgcagccccCACAGGACCCACAgcccccacaggagccacagcctcccttgcagcctcCACAGGAACCACAAcccccacaggagccacagcctcccttgcagcctccacaggaaccacagcccccacaggagccacagcctcccttgcagcctcCACAGGAACCACAAcccccacaggagccacagcctcccttgcagcctccacaggaaccacagcccccacaggagccacagcctcccttgcagcctccacaggaaccacagcccccacaggagccacagcctcccttgcagcctcCACAGGAACTACAgcccccacaggagccacagcctcccttgcagcctccacagctggagcaggaacagacaggcacacagcagcacacaggcttgcagcagcaggagccacagcccccacagctggagccacagcctccacagctggagccacagcccccacagctggagccacagcctcctgagcagccacagcccccacagctggagccacagcctccTGAGCAGCCACAGCCCgcacagctggagccacagcctccTGAGCAGCCACAGCAGGTCATGGTTCTGGTGTTTGGTTGAGAATGGAGTAGGtcagaggagaaggtggagagGAAGGTGTGCAGATGTGGAGCCTCCTGAGCCTGGGCCTTTATATCCCCGCCCAGGTCAGGTGGGAGGCTGCACGTGGTCACTTCCTGATTGCCCTTTGTTTTCCCCTAGTGCAGCTGCATGACAATGTAATAAACATTGCTCTTTCCTGTCACTTCCTTCCTATCAGTGGTTTCCTACAGATCTTCAGGATTTGCCTTCCCAGGGTCTTGAGTTCTAGGCACAGAAGAGCTTCAGCCATCCCTGCCCAGGGCTCTCCAGCCTGGGCATCTCACAGCATGGGGTATTTTCTGTGTGCTATTCACTTCCACTCTGCTGTCTTGTGGAAACACTGAGCTCTGCTGGCTCTCCATTCAAATTGCACAAGATTGAGATCCTGTTCTGTATGTCAGAGCAGTTCAGGACAGGTCACCTGGCCTTTTGGAGTCTGTTCCTTGGTTGACGCTATTTCAGGTCTGAGGGACACTGTTCTCAGATGCAGCTCTCACccaagcttttttctttcttttttctgttttgatttttttgtttgtttcatttgttttcttttttattgggcAGTTCTCTCCCCTGCCCCCCTTTTTCCCTACTCTTGCTCTCTGAAACTCCACAGGTTTCCTTCAGTCCACTGTGGGTTCGCAGAGTTCTTCAGTGCACCCACACTGTTCTAACGTGCCCCGAGCCCAGCAGAAGCTTCAGTCTCCCTCCACTGGAAGCTTCTCAAAGGCCTGGCCCAGATTAAGAGCTGCAGCCTCTGTGTCAGCAGGCTCTTCCTCAGGCTCTGCCGTTACTTCAGCTCTGCACACTGGCTGCTGTCCCATGCATTCAGGAGGTCTCTGCCTACCTCCGCCCAGGAGTTCATCTGTGACCTTCACCCCACAAGGAGGGACAGGAGGCACAGCCCTCTCTCATGTGAAGGCCTCATTATTTTCTGGGGATGAGGGATTTATTTGTGTTCTTGACTCTggtgggtttttaaaaaatgcctttgTAGGCTTAAAAAAATTAGTACCTATTGACTGCACAAAAGAAGGGGCTGTGCCTCAGTGTTTCAATAAGGTTCCCACTACActtgatcatattcacctctATTGCCCTATTTGAaagaaattttgtgtgtgtgtgtgtgtgtgtgtgtgtgtgtgtgtgtgtgttgtgcctcCATGGAAAGGTGTGTGTTCATGTTCGTGTGTAACTGCAGGTGCTTGTGCCAAGGTGCCCTGTGAAGTCAGGGAACAGCCTCAGGAATTCGCCCTCTACctcgtttgagacagggtctctttttgGGGGCTGTGTCACAGGGCTGTCTATCCTATGAGCCTCTGGCAAatcctctgtttctgcctctcataTGGCTGTAGGGGTGCTGATACTGTAGATATGTCCTTCCGTGCGTGGCTTCGCCTTCACGTGGTGTCTTCgtcggggtttctattgctgtggcaaaacaccatgaccaaaagcaagttggggaggaagggtttactctgcttacacttccacatcccCGTCCATTACtgaagggagtcaggactggaGCTCGAACAGGGCAGGACACTGGAGGCAGAGTGGATGCAGAGGCCTTGGCGGAGTGCGGCTCACTGGACTGGCCTGCTCCTCATGGCAgagtcagcttgctttcttatagaacccaagaccgtCAGCCCAGGGATGATCCCCCCCACAAGGCTGGGTAaccccacatcaatcattatttAAGAAACTGCTCCACAGGCTTGCCATCATACAGCCTATatatagaggcatttcctcagctgaggctcgctgctctctgatgactctagcttgtgtcaagttgacatagcaCTAACCGGGACCTGTGGGTTTGGAGATCTGAGCTCATGTTCTTCtgtttgcacagcaaacactttatccTCTGAGCAACCCCAGCACTCttgttgcctgtctgtctgcctgtctacctgtctgtctgcctgtcatttgcctttctttgtttcttttcttttcttttcttttctggacctTTTATTTCCCCTTGGATcccacttataaaagaaagcatgcaACATTTATTCTTGTAAGGCTGACTAATCTCTCTTGTCGGATGTGTCTTCTTTATGGCTGCATTAAGACTATTTTGTTTACAAACCCTATATCCTTGttcatctgttgctggacatctAGGCTGATTGTTTAACATGGGAACAGAGCAACAATGCAGAGAACCCAATGCCCCTGGAGTGTTCTGAATAATTATTTTGGGTGGACATAGAGAGGCAATACAGCTGACTCATATGGTGGCTCTGTTTTCAGGTTTTTGAGAGACCTCTGTACTGATTTCCATGGTGTCTGAACTAATTTACATTCCTACCAATAGTGTGGCGGGCTCCTTTCCCAATGCGTCCTTGCCAGCAGCTCTGGTTTGTTTTCTCGGTAGAAGCCCCTCTGACCAGGACAAGAAGTCTCAGTGCAGTTTCGATGCACATTTCCGACACGGCTCTGGCCGGCCACCCCCACCCTGTGAATTATTTAGGTATCTGTGCTTCCCTTGAAGGGCTACTCTGTTCACTTGCTCATTTCCTGATCCAATCATCTGCTCTCTTGATGTTCAATTTACTTTTagacttacttattttatttttgtatacacGCGTTTCCCTGCATGTACTTGCATGCACAGTGCCcacggaagtcagaagagggtgccagtGAGGTGCCAAATCgtttaagttcagactccattttagagaccctgacctaagtttgaactcaggtaaactaacagatTGGTACTTAGCCTTAGTTTCCAAGttgcctcccctctccctgcaACAAAACCCaagcctagctccagtctctaggccaatccccaacaagaccagcattTCCAAGTTATCCCCTCAACAAACCTGTACCCCAGGTTACAAGCCACCCCTTGCCTaatgaccaccaatgcagaggggaaCAGAAATTAGGTTTATGATAtaactcccagcaccagccaattatgttaaaagccacagtagctttccaattaggTGCTTGTACACGtactccctgcttgctgcttactataaagcctttCCCCATAGGCATTCGgggctccccaccaccaccaaaacctgCCCTGCATGATGGAGGTATGTTGCAGGGGGAGAGGGGGCGAGCTAGCTGGgatagaataaagaccctgctgtgagttgcatcagattGGCTCCTGTCTGTTTTATTGGgatcactaacatttccctggcactacaCCAGATACCCTAGAATCACGGACAGTTCggcatgtgggtcctgggagctggACCCAGCTctctgcttttaaccactgagtcatctctcctacCCTttggtatttaattttaaaagttcattaTATATTCTGGATTCTAATTTTTTTACTGGGTGAATAGCTGGCAATAGTTCCCTCCCAGCCTGCAAGTATCTTTTCAGTCTGAAATGGTTTCTCTTGCCATCTAGAGGCTCCTTAATTTGAAGCAACCCCATTTGTAGTTTCttgctattatttttttcctatgCTGCTGGAATCtagatgatctgagtttgatccccggaACCCGCATGATAGTAATAGAGAACTGCTTCAGGCAAGTTGTCTCTGAACTCCATACATATGCCccagcatgcatgcacatactctCGGAATAAGTAAAcaagtgcgtgcgtgtgtgatttttttttttttaaagaaaaggcatCTGAATGAAAGTATTTTCCATGTATGAACAAAGCTGTTTCCTGAAGACATGGCCTATTAGATGAAAATCCCAGTGACTGGCTGGATCCTTGCTTATGAGTTATTAGTCAGAGAGGTTGCAGAGGTCTCCAAGACATCACACGCTATTGCCATTCCCCTTGTTTACCCACTGCACTCACATGGGAAGATCCTGTTTCTAAAGGCATGATGCAGGACACAGACATCAACCTCAAACCCACCAGGAAGCTTCCTTCGTGTTAATAGCTTTTATACTGCTGGAAGGTACTATGCAGGCTGTGGAGGGAGAAAAGTTACCAAGGTCTTTCCCACTGCTGGCTCCTGAGTGCCACGTACTGACCTGCCACACAAGAGCTCCCTGCTAGTGCAGTTGCTCTTTGACAGGGATTGAGAGCAGCCCCATGAGAAGTTCCTGTAATCCTGGTCAAAGGCTGGTGGCTGGGGAAGTCAGGGTCCTTAGGGTAGACCccccatttttattttgtcaaattgccctctaaatatttatatttctgatCATGGACATGGGCTACTCTTAGGTCAGAGAGGCTTCTTTTGTGGTGGGCAGCAGTCAGTGGGAAGATACATAACTGGTTACAGTGCTAGAGAGTGAATGCTACTCAATAGcaataaggaaaatgaaaagaataaagcaGGTCCTCTCCAATGTAAAACAGAACAGTAGAGTGAAGACTCAGTACAGACCAGCTCTCAGAGAGTGGGAAAGATGTG is part of the Rattus norvegicus strain BN/NHsdMcwi chromosome 1, GRCr8, whole genome shotgun sequence genome and harbors:
- the Krtap5-1 gene encoding keratin associated protein 5-1, whose amino-acid sequence is MTCCGCSGGCGSSCAGCGCSGGCGSSCGGCGCSGGCGSSCGGCGSSCGGCGSSCGGCGSCCCKPVCCCVPVCSCSSCGGCKGGCGSCGGCSSCGGCKGGCGSCGGCGSCGGCKGGCGSCGGCGSCGGCKGGCGSCGGCGSCGGCKGGCGSCGGCGSCGGCKGGCGSCGGCGSCGGCKGGCGSCGGCGSCGGCKGGCGSCGGCKGGCGSCGGCKGGCGSCGGCGSCGGCKGGCGSCGGCKGGCGSCGGCGSCGGCGSCGGCKGGCCQSSCCKPCCCQSSCCKPCCSSGCGSSCCQSSCCKPCCCALECCQCKI